In the genome of Shewanella denitrificans OS217, the window GACACAGAAACCGTAACGGCTAAGCGTTACATAGTCGGTGCTCAAGGTGATTACCTTATCGATCACGACAGCTATATCTTTTCTAACATGAATTATGAAGTCGACCCTTTTACTGGCTATGAATACAGCTTTACCGCCGCTAGCGGTTATGGTCATAAATTCATTAATGATGACAGAACCAAGCTTAAAGCCGAAATTGGCCCAGGTTTTATTTATCAAAAGTTAGATAGCACACTGGCGGCCATCGAAGGCTATGACACGGATAAAAGTGTGGTAGCCCACGCTGTCATCAATTTTGAGACCAAACTTGGGGATTCTTCAAAATTTGGCCAGAAGTTAGTCATGGATATGGGTGAGAAGATTGATGCCCGTTCAGAAACCTCGTTAACCGCCAATATTGTGGGTGCCTTGGCGATGAAGTTTGCTGTGATAGTGAGATACAACAGTAACCCCCTAGATAGCAAGACCAGCACAGACACTGAAACCAACATGACCTTGTTATACGCTTTTTAATGGTTAATAGTTAACCTCAACTCGGGATAAAAAACTGAACTAATCGCCCTCTTTGTGATCAGATCTTTCGACCAAGAAGGAACCAATCACGCAGAGGGCTTATGGATAATTTAGTGGATGTATTTTGTGATGTCGATGATTTTTGTGCTGTATTTATGCCGCAATGGAAAAAACAATGCGTAACAGATGGCACGCGTAAGCGCCAACGTTCAAGCAGAATGAGCATGAGCGAAATAATGACTATTATCATACTCTTCCATACATCTCATCATCGTGACTTCAAAAATTACTACACTGGATATCTTGCTCGTTTTTTCAAATCTGATTTCCCCCACTTACTCAGCTATACCCGTTTTCTTGAGCTTATGCCGACAGCTGTCGTGCCACTATGCAGCTATTTCTCCAGCATCAGAAGTCTACCTACGGGGATTGAATTCGTCGATTCGACCAGTGTAAAGGTTTGCCACAATTTGCGAATTCCACGACATAAAACGTTATCTGGCCTTGCTCGCCGCGGAAAAGGGACCATGGGGTGGTTCTACGGGTTCAAGCTTCACCTCATCGTTAACCATAAGGGAGGGATTGTTGCCGCCAAAATTACTCCAGCCAATACCCATGACACTAAGCCTGTTTCAGGCATGGTGGTGAATGCTATGGACAAGCTGTATGCGGATAAAGGCTATATCAGTAAAGCGTTGGCAAGCGAGCTACTTGAGCAAGGCGTAACACTAGTAAACAATGTTCGCAAGAACATGAAAAAGAAGGTTTTATCACTGTGGGATAGGGCAATGCTTTCACGAAGATTTATTATAGAAACGATCAATGATCAGCTTAAGAATATCTCACAAATCGAGCATTCGAGGCATAGAAGTGTGCATGGTTTTATGCTGAATATGATTGGCGGTTTAATTGCCTATCAACTCAAAGAGAGTAAGCCACAACTTAATATCACAGATGTCGATTTCAATGCGATTTCTGTTATGGCTTAAACCGATCTCAGGTTAGTTAATAACTGAAGCATAGACATAAAAAAAGGCCGAGATAACTATCTCGGCCTTTTTGTTTCAATCAAATAACTTGATTAGATTACCAGATTTTTACACGCTTCTCTGGCGCTAGGTACATCTTGTCGCCTTCTTTGAGGCCATAGGCTTCATAGAATTCAGGCATGTTAGACAAGGCGCCTAGGGCACGGAAGTGACCTGGTGAATGTGGATCAGTGGCTACGCGGTTACGCATGGCTTCTTCTTTCATTTTCACGCGCCAAATTTGGGTGAAGCCCATAAAGAAACGCTGATCGCCCGTTAGACCGTCAATCACTGGCGCTTCTTTGCCATCTAATGACATTTTATAGGCCTTGTAGGCGATGGTTACGCCAGACAAATCACCGATGTTCTCGCCTAACGTTAACTCACCGTTTACGTTTAGGTCGTCATACACTTGATAACCACTGTATTGGGTAATTAAGGCATTACCTTTAGCGGTAAAGGCCTTAAGGTCGCTTTCTGTCCACCAGTCGCGCATGTTGCCTTCGCCATCAAACTTGGCACCTTGGTCGTCAAAACCATGGCCCATTTCGTGGCCGATAACGGCACCAATACCACCGTAGTTCACCGCATCATCGGCTTCTAGGCTGAAGAAGGGCGGCTGTAGAATCGCAGCAGGGAAGACGATTTCATTCATGGTAGGGTTGTAGTAAGCGTTAACCGTTTGTGGGGTCATGTGCCATTCGTCTTTATCGATTGGCGTGCCTAACTTGGCCAGTGATTTAGCATGCTCAACTTCACCCGCGCGCATGGCATTGCCCACTAAGTCATCAGACTTGATGGTTAACTTGCTGTAATCAGCCCACTTGTTTGGATAACCAATTTTTGGATTGAATTTAGCCAGCTTGTCTTTGGCAGCAACCTTGGTTTCAGCACTCATCCAATCCAATGAATCTATACTTGAACCATAAGCACCGCGTAGGTTTTCAACGAGGTCGCTCATGCGCTCTTTCGCTTCA includes:
- a CDS encoding IS982-like element ISSde7 family transposase, whose protein sequence is MDNLVDVFCDVDDFCAVFMPQWKKQCVTDGTRKRQRSSRMSMSEIMTIIILFHTSHHRDFKNYYTGYLARFFKSDFPHLLSYTRFLELMPTAVVPLCSYFSSIRSLPTGIEFVDSTSVKVCHNLRIPRHKTLSGLARRGKGTMGWFYGFKLHLIVNHKGGIVAAKITPANTHDTKPVSGMVVNAMDKLYADKGYISKALASELLEQGVTLVNNVRKNMKKKVLSLWDRAMLSRRFIIETINDQLKNISQIEHSRHRSVHGFMLNMIGGLIAYQLKESKPQLNITDVDFNAISVMA
- a CDS encoding DUF481 domain-containing protein: MKTPLVITALSLCLPFMAHAGSSFVEGDDILAGEVELGATLTTGNTDTSSFKGRLALKHELGNWENQYLLEGLYKEDTETVTAKRYIVGAQGDYLIDHDSYIFSNMNYEVDPFTGYEYSFTAASGYGHKFINDDRTKLKAEIGPGFIYQKLDSTLAAIEGYDTDKSVVAHAVINFETKLGDSSKFGQKLVMDMGEKIDARSETSLTANIVGALAMKFAVIVRYNSNPLDSKTSTDTETNMTLLYAF